The Rhodococcus triatomae genome includes a window with the following:
- a CDS encoding DUF998 domain-containing protein gives MTTRRVVAGLLFVGAVAYSSWVLGPALSPGVDTLRGFASELAALDQPHGVVFRTADLATGILVAVAGTVGLWRLSRGWISAVAWVGAILFGLATVADSRMPLDCSAGAVCPASDAQDLHAVSSFFAATGGVVSMVALLVLAVRRRWPGWLRGFCIAAVTILLAGTAWTLVATALQDTHDVWLGVGQRTQLLAMSAWLTALGLSVVGPGARQRVRGST, from the coding sequence ATGACCACCCGGCGCGTCGTCGCCGGGCTGCTGTTCGTCGGTGCCGTGGCCTACTCGTCGTGGGTCCTCGGACCGGCGCTGAGCCCGGGCGTCGACACGCTGCGAGGGTTCGCCAGTGAACTGGCGGCCCTCGATCAGCCGCACGGCGTCGTGTTCCGCACCGCCGATCTGGCCACCGGCATTCTCGTCGCCGTCGCGGGAACGGTGGGTCTGTGGCGCCTCTCCCGTGGCTGGATCTCCGCCGTGGCCTGGGTCGGGGCGATCCTCTTCGGCCTCGCCACCGTCGCCGATTCCCGGATGCCCCTCGACTGCTCGGCCGGGGCAGTGTGCCCGGCGAGCGACGCGCAGGACCTGCACGCCGTGAGCAGTTTCTTCGCCGCGACGGGTGGGGTCGTGTCGATGGTGGCGCTGCTGGTGCTCGCGGTGCGCCGGCGGTGGCCCGGGTGGCTGCGCGGATTTTGCATCGCGGCCGTGACGATCCTGCTCGCGGGTACGGCGTGGACGCTGGTCGCCACCGCACTGCAGGACACGCACGACGTCTGGCTCGGCGTCGGCCAACGCACCCAGTTGCTCGCGATGAGCGCGTGGCTGACCGCACTCGGCCTCAGCGTCGTCGGTCCGGGCGCCCGGCAGCGGGTGCGCGGTTCCACGTGA
- a CDS encoding alpha/beta fold hydrolase produces MKRPGELVAGAYVIDEGSGTPVVLCGGLGGNWFDWNVAAAALLRRGLRVVRIERPGYGLSPPPGHDPDLATEVDRMSRVLDALEITAPAVVVGHSLGAVYVEGFARIHPDRTRGVPLLDATDTTHPHRILPTRPYVAAAHRVGRGLGGSAVQRSLAPAARRLLNPSTPPGGLPAETSAWIRTVYRDATYLETSLVENAAYPALARDLADLRPARPLTTSTVVAAAHTGHRTPWAAVWMWRQRRFARFLGAAFTVVTPARHHAMIDRPDRVAALIAGLAS; encoded by the coding sequence GTGAAACGTCCGGGCGAGCTGGTCGCCGGTGCCTACGTGATCGACGAGGGCTCCGGCACCCCGGTCGTGCTGTGCGGCGGGCTCGGCGGCAACTGGTTCGATTGGAACGTCGCCGCCGCCGCGCTGCTCCGGCGCGGGCTGCGGGTCGTCCGCATCGAGCGTCCCGGGTACGGTCTGAGCCCACCTCCCGGCCACGACCCGGACCTGGCCACCGAGGTGGACCGGATGTCTCGCGTCCTCGACGCTCTCGAGATCACCGCGCCTGCGGTGGTCGTCGGGCACTCCCTCGGCGCGGTGTACGTCGAGGGGTTCGCCCGGATCCACCCGGACCGCACGCGGGGTGTGCCGCTGCTCGACGCCACCGACACCACCCACCCGCACCGGATCCTGCCGACCCGGCCGTACGTGGCGGCGGCGCACCGGGTCGGTCGCGGGCTCGGCGGCAGCGCCGTGCAGCGGAGTCTCGCACCGGCCGCGCGGCGCCTCCTCAACCCGTCCACACCACCCGGCGGGCTCCCCGCCGAGACGTCCGCGTGGATCCGCACCGTCTACCGCGACGCGACCTACCTCGAGACCTCGCTGGTGGAGAACGCCGCGTACCCGGCGCTCGCGCGCGATCTGGCCGACCTCCGCCCGGCCCGTCCACTGACCACGTCCACCGTCGTCGCCGCCGCCCACACGGGTCATCGAACACCGTGGGCTGCGGTGTGGATGTGGCGGCAACGCCGTTTCGCCCGCTTCCTCGGCGCCGCCTTCACCGTCGTGACCCCGGCCCGGCACCACGCGATGATCGATCGGCCCGACCGAGTCGCCGCGCTGATCGCCGGTCTGGCATCGTGA
- a CDS encoding histidine phosphatase family protein — MQLLLIRHALPEKVTDASGRADPALTSEGREQAARLPQALSPYRIARIYSSPQRRAKETAAPVAAERDLLVTEHLGLAEYDYDLPHYIPFHEAQQLAPDAFARIRAGEFPKSVDGEAFRARVLDALGQVVDESEHQDTVAVFAHGGVVNVYLQELLGLDRPLVFPLDYVSVTRVLVSRTGQRRVASVNETGHIRDMLRR, encoded by the coding sequence GTGCAGCTGCTCCTGATCCGCCACGCGCTTCCCGAGAAGGTCACCGACGCGAGCGGCCGGGCCGATCCGGCGCTGACCTCCGAGGGCCGGGAACAGGCGGCCCGGTTGCCGCAGGCCCTGTCCCCGTACCGCATCGCGCGGATCTACTCCAGCCCGCAGCGACGAGCGAAGGAAACCGCGGCCCCGGTGGCCGCCGAGCGCGACCTGCTCGTCACCGAACACCTCGGTCTCGCCGAATACGATTACGACCTGCCGCACTACATCCCGTTCCACGAGGCGCAGCAGCTGGCGCCGGACGCGTTCGCCCGGATCCGGGCGGGCGAGTTCCCGAAGTCCGTCGACGGCGAAGCGTTCCGCGCGCGGGTCCTCGACGCGCTGGGCCAGGTGGTCGACGAGTCGGAGCACCAGGACACGGTCGCGGTGTTCGCGCACGGCGGTGTCGTCAACGTGTATCTCCAGGAACTGCTCGGGCTGGACCGACCGCTGGTGTTCCCGCTCGACTACGTCTCGGTCACCCGGGTCCTGGTCTCGCGCACCGGGCAACGCCGGGTGGCGTCGGTGAACGAAACCGGACACATCCGGGACATGTTGCGCCGCTGA
- a CDS encoding amidase, translating into MDQTTGAAPVHTFRDDALGEYDATGTAEAIAAGKVSSHEVVEAAIARAESVRAVLDPIAYEGFDRALRESHAPHSGVFAGVPTILKDNVDAAGQPTGQGSVAFTPHPAARDSAFVTQFRSTGAISLGKSRLPEFGFNATTEYMVDPPVRNPWNTEHSPGASSGGSAALVAAGVVPFAHANDGGGSIRIPAAACGLVGLKPTRGRLVADQMDRTMPIRIVAQGVVTRSVRDTARFFAEAEKAYRNPKLPPVRLVSGPASTRLRVGVVTDSVTGLPTDDETRAAVAATADLLDGLGHHVEDAALPVGKEFEHDFSLYWALLAFAITKSGRKLGADFDPARTDTLTRGLDAMYRKNYTKTPQVLYRLARTRQRYADMFARYDVVLSPVVANTTPRLGHLSPAQDFEQLFSRLVAHVSFTPLNNAAGGPGISLPLHQDSRGLPLAAHFSAAHGDERTLLELAFELEQAVGWRRIQDAAVAR; encoded by the coding sequence ATGGATCAGACGACCGGCGCCGCACCCGTCCACACCTTCCGCGACGACGCGTTGGGGGAGTACGACGCCACCGGCACCGCCGAGGCGATCGCCGCGGGCAAGGTGTCCTCCCACGAGGTGGTGGAGGCCGCGATCGCCAGGGCCGAATCCGTGCGCGCCGTCCTGGACCCGATCGCCTACGAGGGGTTCGATCGAGCGCTCCGCGAATCGCACGCACCGCACAGCGGCGTGTTCGCCGGGGTCCCGACGATCCTCAAGGACAACGTCGATGCCGCCGGTCAGCCGACCGGGCAGGGCAGCGTCGCGTTCACGCCGCACCCCGCGGCCCGCGACAGCGCATTCGTCACCCAGTTCCGTAGTACCGGCGCGATCTCGCTGGGCAAGAGCCGGCTGCCGGAGTTCGGTTTCAACGCCACCACCGAGTACATGGTCGATCCTCCGGTCCGGAACCCGTGGAACACCGAACATTCGCCCGGCGCCTCCTCCGGCGGCTCGGCCGCGCTCGTCGCCGCAGGTGTCGTTCCCTTCGCCCACGCGAACGACGGTGGCGGCTCGATCCGTATCCCCGCGGCCGCGTGTGGGCTCGTCGGCCTCAAGCCCACCCGCGGCCGGCTGGTGGCCGACCAGATGGATCGGACCATGCCGATCCGCATCGTCGCGCAGGGCGTGGTCACCCGCAGCGTGCGGGACACGGCACGGTTCTTCGCCGAGGCCGAGAAGGCGTACCGCAACCCGAAGCTGCCTCCGGTCCGGCTGGTGTCGGGCCCGGCGAGCACCCGGCTGAGGGTCGGTGTCGTCACCGATTCGGTGACTGGCCTGCCGACCGACGACGAGACCCGCGCCGCGGTGGCCGCCACCGCCGACCTGCTCGACGGGCTCGGGCACCACGTCGAGGATGCGGCACTGCCGGTCGGCAAGGAGTTCGAGCACGACTTCTCGCTCTACTGGGCACTGTTGGCGTTCGCGATCACCAAGAGCGGTAGGAAGCTCGGTGCGGACTTCGATCCCGCCCGCACCGACACCCTCACCCGGGGCCTCGACGCGATGTACCGCAAGAACTACACGAAGACTCCCCAGGTGCTCTATCGCCTGGCCCGCACCCGGCAGCGGTACGCGGACATGTTCGCCCGCTACGACGTCGTGCTGTCCCCGGTCGTCGCCAACACGACGCCGCGGCTGGGGCACCTCTCGCCCGCGCAGGACTTCGAGCAGCTGTTCTCCCGCCTCGTCGCCCACGTGTCCTTCACGCCGTTGAACAACGCTGCCGGTGGGCCGGGCATCTCGCTGCCCCTGCACCAGGATTCGCGAGGACTTCCGCTCGCGGCGCACTTCTCGGCGGCGCACGGGGACGAGCGGACGCTGCTCGAGTTGGCGTTCGAACTCGAGCAGGCGGTGGGATGGCGACGCATCCAGGACGCCGCCGTCGCGAGGTGA
- a CDS encoding SDR family NAD(P)-dependent oxidoreductase: MSRWSEIRSWRSGAKKRRRLRDLEGALVVVTGAGSGIGRETALAFAAEGAIVVAADRDLETAQQTVALVDEHAANRGATAVFGGGAYAYAVDVADEDRVQRLASVVRAEHGVPDVVVNNAGIGYSGTFTATPQDAFEKVMDVNFWGVVYGCRAFAPMMIERGTGGQIVNLSSAAAFTPQKMLTAYATSKAAVYMFSDCLRGELVPHGIGVSTICPGIVHTNIVKTTGFAGVSAEKEAELQKKTDRFYDKRNYTPDRVAAQIVKAVKSGKSVLPVTPEARFGYVWNRIAPGGSRVAARFGLE, encoded by the coding sequence ATGAGCCGGTGGAGCGAGATCAGGAGTTGGCGGTCGGGCGCGAAGAAGAGGAGGCGCCTGCGGGACCTCGAGGGGGCGCTCGTGGTCGTCACCGGCGCGGGGAGCGGTATCGGGCGCGAGACGGCGCTCGCGTTCGCGGCCGAGGGCGCGATCGTCGTCGCGGCCGACCGGGACCTCGAGACCGCCCAGCAGACCGTCGCTCTCGTCGACGAGCACGCCGCGAACCGGGGAGCGACGGCCGTGTTCGGTGGCGGCGCGTACGCCTACGCGGTCGACGTGGCGGACGAGGACCGGGTGCAGCGGCTGGCGTCGGTGGTCCGCGCCGAGCACGGCGTGCCCGATGTCGTGGTCAACAATGCGGGGATCGGCTATTCCGGAACCTTCACCGCGACACCGCAGGACGCCTTCGAGAAGGTCATGGACGTCAACTTCTGGGGTGTCGTCTACGGCTGCCGCGCATTCGCGCCCATGATGATCGAACGCGGCACCGGGGGGCAGATCGTCAACCTGTCGTCGGCCGCCGCCTTCACGCCGCAGAAGATGCTCACCGCGTACGCGACCAGCAAGGCAGCCGTGTACATGTTCTCGGATTGCCTTCGGGGAGAACTCGTTCCACACGGGATCGGCGTCTCCACGATCTGTCCGGGCATCGTGCACACCAACATCGTCAAGACCACCGGGTTCGCCGGGGTGTCCGCCGAGAAGGAGGCGGAGCTGCAGAAGAAGACCGATCGCTTCTACGACAAGCGCAACTACACCCCCGACCGGGTGGCGGCGCAGATCGTCAAGGCGGTCAAGTCCGGCAAGTCGGTCCTGCCGGTCACTCCGGAAGCGCGGTTCGGGTACGTGTGGAACCGGATCGCCCCGGGCGGTAGCCGCGTGGCCGCGAGGTTCGGACTGGAGTAG
- a CDS encoding acyl-CoA thioesterase has protein sequence MIGYEATVSVRWSDMDAFHHINHARMVTLLEEARIEWLLEAGGEENASLIKSAFIADIHVRYRGQLRHADSPLRVTMWIAKHRAVDFTIAYEVRSGKAAPTDPPAVTATTQMAVADVEAQRLRRLTAEEKAYLETWTR, from the coding sequence GTGATCGGATACGAAGCGACGGTGTCGGTGCGCTGGTCGGACATGGACGCGTTCCACCACATCAACCACGCACGCATGGTGACCCTCCTCGAGGAAGCCCGGATCGAGTGGCTGCTCGAGGCGGGTGGCGAGGAGAACGCCTCGTTGATCAAGAGCGCATTCATCGCGGACATCCATGTGAGGTACCGCGGGCAGTTGCGGCACGCGGACAGCCCGCTGCGAGTGACGATGTGGATTGCCAAGCACCGCGCCGTCGACTTCACCATCGCCTACGAGGTGCGCTCCGGCAAGGCCGCGCCGACCGATCCGCCCGCGGTCACCGCGACCACGCAGATGGCCGTCGCCGACGTCGAGGCCCAGCGCCTGCGCCGGCTCACCGCGGAGGAGAAGGCGTACCTGGAGACCTGGACGCGGTAG
- a CDS encoding molybdopterin-dependent oxidoreductase, with product MVARALSGVVAAATVLGVGELVAVAVAPAASPFYAVGSTTVDRSPAWAREFAIDTFGTNDKPALFIGMTLLIVVASIAAGLLERRRRPVGSLVLAGLGAVGVYAALSRPTATWTYAVPTIVGVVAGIVLLRLLIHTLDAEPTSEEHSRPAPGGKVRRLPRRQFILLLGAGATVAAAAGVAGRELGRRIASVAENRRLFLIPRVAAPAPPIPVGTDLAPVGATPFVTPNAEFYRIDTALQVPQLTTDEWQLRIHGLVDRPITLDWDDLTARTPVERIITLTCVSNEIGGPLAGNARWIGYPIQDLLDEVGVHADADMLLSKSVDGFTIGTPVAALRDGRDAILAVAMNGEPLPLEHGYPVRQVVPGLYGYVSATKWVVDWELTRFDRAEAYWTKRGWGVRAPIKTASRIDVPAAFAPVTAGPVTVAGTAWAQQRGVEAVEVRVDGGPWQQATLAPEYSIDTWRQWTWEWDATPGLHRLEVRATDGTGDTQPEDRVPPIPDGATGWHSSSVTVR from the coding sequence CTGGTGGCCCGTGCGCTGAGCGGAGTGGTCGCGGCTGCCACCGTCCTGGGTGTCGGGGAACTGGTCGCGGTCGCCGTGGCTCCGGCGGCCTCGCCGTTCTACGCGGTCGGATCGACCACCGTCGATCGCAGTCCCGCCTGGGCACGCGAGTTCGCGATCGACACGTTCGGGACCAACGACAAGCCGGCCCTGTTCATCGGGATGACGCTGCTCATCGTGGTCGCCTCGATCGCGGCCGGTCTGCTCGAGCGCCGCCGACGCCCCGTGGGCAGTCTCGTCCTCGCGGGTCTCGGCGCGGTGGGCGTCTACGCGGCCCTGAGTCGCCCCACCGCCACCTGGACCTACGCCGTCCCGACGATCGTGGGCGTCGTTGCGGGAATCGTCCTCCTGCGACTGCTGATACACACCCTCGACGCCGAACCCACCAGCGAGGAACATTCGCGGCCCGCACCGGGAGGGAAGGTGCGCCGGTTGCCGCGCCGGCAGTTCATCCTGTTGCTCGGCGCCGGCGCGACGGTGGCCGCGGCGGCGGGAGTCGCGGGTCGTGAACTCGGACGACGGATCGCCTCGGTCGCGGAGAACCGGCGGCTGTTCCTCATCCCGCGGGTGGCGGCTCCGGCACCGCCGATCCCGGTCGGCACCGATCTGGCGCCGGTCGGAGCCACCCCGTTCGTGACCCCCAACGCCGAGTTCTACCGGATCGACACGGCGCTCCAGGTCCCGCAACTCACCACCGACGAATGGCAGCTGCGGATCCACGGCCTGGTGGACCGGCCGATCACCCTCGACTGGGACGATCTCACCGCCCGCACGCCGGTCGAACGGATCATCACCCTCACCTGTGTGTCCAACGAGATCGGTGGACCACTCGCGGGAAACGCCCGCTGGATCGGCTACCCCATCCAGGACCTGCTCGACGAGGTCGGGGTGCATGCCGACGCCGACATGCTGCTGTCGAAGAGCGTCGACGGATTCACCATCGGCACCCCCGTGGCAGCGCTACGGGACGGCCGGGACGCGATCCTCGCGGTGGCCATGAACGGCGAACCTCTGCCCCTCGAACACGGGTACCCGGTGCGGCAGGTGGTACCCGGCCTGTACGGATACGTGTCGGCGACGAAGTGGGTCGTCGACTGGGAGCTCACCCGATTCGACCGCGCCGAGGCCTACTGGACCAAGCGCGGCTGGGGCGTGCGGGCGCCGATCAAGACGGCCTCCCGGATCGACGTCCCCGCGGCGTTCGCGCCCGTGACGGCCGGCCCGGTGACGGTCGCCGGGACCGCGTGGGCGCAGCAGCGTGGCGTCGAGGCGGTGGAGGTGCGGGTCGACGGCGGACCGTGGCAACAGGCGACACTGGCCCCGGAGTACTCGATCGACACCTGGCGTCAGTGGACGTGGGAGTGGGACGCGACACCGGGCCTGCACCGGCTGGAGGTGCGCGCCACCGACGGGACCGGGGACACCCAGCCCGAGGATCGGGTACCGCCGATCCCGGACGGGGCCACGGGCTGGCATTCGAGCTCCGTCACGGTCCGCTGA